The Palleronia sp. THAF1 genome window below encodes:
- a CDS encoding OmpA family protein, translating to MVNQFTNTARRAMGAAIVAGLCALGMTTSVEAQQRAIGTIWIDPDGCEHWVRDDGWEGYGSNRLTRKGTPVCHKVETCGVMNTDVLFATDSAKIRREGQAYLNQFFGQTAARAYTIIGHTDSRASDEYNLRLSYNRATAVARYAAQMGKPINDVRGLGERQPRASNQTAAGMQANRRVEIICIR from the coding sequence GTGGTCAACCAATTCACCAACACGGCACGCCGCGCGATGGGGGCTGCCATCGTTGCCGGCCTTTGCGCGCTGGGCATGACGACAAGCGTCGAGGCGCAGCAACGCGCCATCGGCACCATCTGGATCGACCCGGACGGCTGCGAACACTGGGTCCGCGACGACGGCTGGGAGGGCTACGGCTCGAACCGCCTGACGCGCAAGGGCACGCCCGTCTGCCACAAGGTCGAAACCTGCGGCGTGATGAACACCGACGTTCTGTTTGCGACCGACAGCGCCAAGATCCGCCGCGAAGGGCAGGCCTACCTGAACCAGTTCTTCGGACAGACAGCAGCGCGGGCCTACACGATCATCGGTCATACCGACAGCCGCGCCAGCGACGAATACAACCTGCGCCTCAGCTACAATCGCGCAACAGCCGTCGCGCGCTATGCCGCGCAAATGGGCAAGCCGATCAATGACGTGCGCGGCCTTGGCGAACGCCAGCCCCGTGCATCGAACCAGACGGCGGCGGGCATGCAAGCCAACCGTCGCGTCGAAATCATCTGCATCCGGTGA
- the miaB gene encoding tRNA (N6-isopentenyl adenosine(37)-C2)-methylthiotransferase MiaB, producing the protein MGAPKKLFIKTYGCQMNVYDSERMAEAMGGAGYVATDTADDADMILLNTCHIREKAAEKVYSELGRMKGLKQANPDLKIGVAGCVAQAEGEEILRRQPMVDLVVGPQSYHRLPEMEQQTRAGGRALDTDFPEEDKFEHLKGRGQAKRGPTAFLTVQEGCDKFCAFCVVPYTRGAEVSRPSERVLSEARALVERGVREVTLLGQNVNAYHGGDGGLAGLIRGLAKIDGLERIRYTTSHPNDMDDALIAAHGEEPKLMPYLHLPVQSGSDRVLKAMNRKHTAESYIRLIERIRAARPDILISGDFIVGFPGETEADFDDTMALVRAVEYGQCYSFKYSTRPGTPAAERAQIDAAQADDRLQRLQALLRDQQRAVQDRMVGREVNVLFEKTGREPGQMIGKSDHLHSVFVSADVAVGDLARVRITDSAPNSLAGALI; encoded by the coding sequence ATGGGCGCGCCGAAGAAGCTGTTTATCAAGACCTACGGCTGTCAGATGAACGTCTACGACAGCGAGCGCATGGCAGAAGCCATGGGCGGAGCGGGGTATGTCGCGACCGATACCGCCGACGATGCCGACATGATCCTGCTGAACACCTGCCATATCCGCGAGAAGGCGGCAGAGAAGGTGTATTCCGAACTGGGCCGCATGAAGGGCCTCAAGCAAGCCAACCCTGATCTGAAGATCGGCGTCGCGGGCTGCGTGGCACAGGCCGAGGGCGAAGAGATCCTGCGCCGTCAGCCGATGGTCGATCTTGTCGTCGGCCCGCAAAGCTACCACCGCCTGCCCGAAATGGAGCAACAGACCCGCGCCGGCGGCCGCGCGCTGGATACCGACTTCCCCGAAGAGGACAAGTTCGAGCATCTGAAGGGCAGGGGGCAGGCCAAGCGCGGCCCCACCGCGTTCCTGACCGTGCAAGAGGGCTGCGACAAGTTCTGCGCCTTCTGCGTCGTGCCCTACACGCGCGGCGCAGAAGTCAGCCGCCCGTCCGAACGCGTGCTGTCCGAAGCGCGCGCGCTGGTCGAGCGTGGCGTGCGCGAAGTCACCCTGCTGGGCCAGAACGTGAATGCCTACCACGGCGGCGACGGCGGCTTGGCCGGGCTGATCCGTGGTCTGGCAAAGATCGACGGGCTGGAGCGCATCCGCTACACCACCAGCCACCCCAACGACATGGACGACGCGTTGATCGCGGCCCACGGCGAAGAGCCGAAGTTGATGCCCTATCTGCACCTGCCCGTTCAATCGGGCAGCGACCGAGTGCTGAAGGCGATGAACCGCAAGCACACCGCCGAGAGCTACATCCGCCTGATCGAGCGCATACGGGCGGCGCGTCCCGACATCCTGATCTCAGGCGACTTCATCGTCGGCTTCCCCGGTGAAACCGAAGCCGATTTCGACGACACGATGGCGCTGGTGCGGGCCGTGGAATACGGCCAGTGCTATTCCTTCAAATATTCCACCCGCCCCGGCACCCCTGCGGCAGAGCGTGCGCAAATCGATGCAGCACAGGCCGATGACCGCCTGCAGCGTCTGCAAGCGCTATTGCGCGACCAGCAGCGCGCCGTTCAGGACCGAATGGTCGGGCGTGAGGTGAACGTGTTGTTCGAAAAGACGGGTCGAGAGCCGGGGCAGATGATCGGCAAATCCGACCACCTGCACTCCGTGTTCGTGTCGGCAGACGTGGCCGTGGGCGATCTGGCCCGCGTGCGAATCACCGATAGTGCGCCGAACTCGCTCGCCGGCGCACTGATCTGA